The DNA window TTCGCCAAAGAAGAATTTGCCGCCCACGCAGACCAGGGCGTAGTTGAGAGCGGTAATCGGATACAGAAAACTGATATCGCGCCGCGATACCGCGGAGATCCAGAACATGGTTCCCAGGCCGTAAATCGCCAGGCCTCCGGCCACTGCGGGCTGCAAGAGGTAATGGATGATTCGCGCTACGGTGCTCATGCCCGCCGCTGACGGCGCGGCGGAGATCAGCCCAAATTTGATGAGCAGGTGTCCGGCTGACGCGAACAGAACCGCCGCCAGCGCAGCCCATTGCCATGACAATGCCTGTTGCGCGGTTTGCTTTTGCGCAACCGCCTGCATGGCCGGCTTCTCCAGAAACACCTGCCCTTCCATTACGCCCCCACTACCACGCGGCTGGAGACGCCGCGCACGGTCTTTTGCCACTCAATGGTGCGAAGCAAGCCTTCTTCGAGCGAAACCTTGGCGGTGAAGCCAAGCAACTGCTGGGCTTTTGCCGGATTGGGCACGCGGCGGCGAACGTCTTCATACTCGCGTCCGCTGCTGATCTGCTGGTAGGGAATAAATTCCAGCCGCAGCGGCTCCGGCATGTCCGCCAGCCGGTGGATGGTTTTTGCCAGGTCCACAATGGTGATCTCATGCGTGCTGCCGATATTGATGATCTGGTTGTTTGCGGCATCGCTTTCCAGCGCCGCCAGAATTCCGCCGACGGTGTCCGAAACGAAGGTAAAACTCCGGGTCTGCAGGCCGTCGCCGTGAATCGGGATGACCTCATTGCGCAGGATGGCGTCAATGAACACCGACTGCGGCCCGCCCCACCAGCTCAGGTGATGGCGAGGACCGTAGGAGCCAAAGATCCTCAGCGCGGTCACCGGGATTCCGTACTCTTCCATGAAGGCAAAAGCCAGGTGCTCGTCAAAAAGTTTGGATACAGCGTAAGCCCAGCGCGGCACGGTGGAGGCGCCGATCACGCTGGCGCTGGTTTCGCTGAAGGGCACGTCAGGGTTTTTGCCATACACGTCGGAAGTTGACGTGAAAAGGAACTTGGCCTTCTGCTCCGCCGCCAGGCGGAGAACGTTCAAGCTGCCTTCGGAATTCACCAGCAGGGTTTGCAGCCGCCCGCCGTAGCGGGGAATCTTGAATGCGGCCAGGTGGGCGATCAACTCAACGCCTTGGGCCACGGCGTGCAACCTGGCAGCGTCGGTAATGTCCAGCACGTGAAAGCTGAACCGCGGATTGAGCTCGGCTTCGCTAAGGTTCTCCCGTTTTCCGTGGGAAAGATCATCCACGCCGATGACGCGATGCCCGCGGGATAGCAGAGCATCGCACAGATGTGAGCCGAGAAATCCAGCGGCGCCGGTTACCAGTACAGTCTTTGGGTCCATGAGTTCACGCATGTTGTAGGGAATTACTTCGAGTGCTGCAGGTCTCCTGCAGAATTTCAATGATGCGGTCAGACGCGGCGCCATCGCCAAAAGCCTGCAGCGCCGGCCGGGATTCAGGGCTGGCGCCGTTGTTCGACCACAAGCTCTGCACCAGCGGAAGGATCTTCTCCGGCGAAGTGCCCACCACACGGTTCCAGCCCGATTGCAACGTCTCCGTCCATTCCGTTTCGTCGCGCAGCGTCAGGCAGGGCGTGCCCAGGAAGTAGGCTTCTTTCTGCACGCCACCGGAATCGGTCATGACCAGTTGCGCGTTGGCTTCCAGCTGCAACATGTCGAGATAAGGGAGCGGAGCGAGGATGCGCAGGTGCTGGGCGGAGAACAGCCGCTTCTTCAAGTCGCGATATTCCGGCTCGCAGTCCAGCTTGGCCCGCAGCCGCGGATGCATGGCGAACACGGTCGGCCGGTCCAGGCGGCAAAGCGTGTCCGCCAATTCTTCCATCCGCGGTAGAGAATCGGTGTTTTCGGCGCGATGAATCGTCACCAGAATGAATTGCCGGGGCGTCAGGCCCAAAGTATCCAGCGCCTGCGATTGTTGCGCGGCCAGCGGCGCAAACTCGCGTACCGCGTCGAGCATTACGTCGCCGCAGAAATGAACGTTGCTGACAACGCCTTCGCGCGCCAGCTGTTCCACCGCGGCATAGGTGGGGCAGAGCAGCACGTCAGAGACATGGTCGGCGACCAGCCGGTTGATTTCTTCCGGCATCAGACGATTGAAGCTGCGCAGGCCGGATTCCACGTGGGCCACCGGAATATGGAGCTTGACCGCGGCCAGAGCGCCCGCCAGCGTAGAGTTGGTGTCGCCGTATACGATCACGAAGTCCGGCTTCTCTTGCACCAGAATTTCTTCAATCCCTTGCAGCATGGCGGCGGTCTGCGCGCCGTGGCTGCCTGATCCAACGCCCAGGTCAAAATCAGGAGCCGGGAGGGGAAGCTGTTGGAAGAAGACTTCCGCCATCTCAAAGTCGTAGTGTTGCCCGGTGTTCAGCAACAGGTGCTGGATGCGGTCTTGCGGCGGAGCGGTCTGGTTGAACCGCTCTACCGCTGCGCACACCATGGCCGCTTTAACGAACTGCGGCCGCACTCCGATGATGGACAGAAACTTTCTCATCGCCGTTATTGGTTCTCCAGCAGTTGGTCCTTGGGAACGTCACGCCAGATGCGCGCGGGCGATCCCAGAACAATCTTGCGGGCCGGCACATCTTTGGTGACTACCGAACCGGCAGCCACCAGGGCGTCTTCACCCAGCGTGAGCCCGGGGAGCACAGTCACGTTGGCCCCGATGCGCGCGCCTTTCTTCATGGTGACGCCTTT is part of the Terriglobia bacterium genome and encodes:
- a CDS encoding SDR family NAD(P)-dependent oxidoreductase, producing the protein MDPKTVLVTGAAGFLGSHLCDALLSRGHRVIGVDDLSHGKRENLSEAELNPRFSFHVLDITDAARLHAVAQGVELIAHLAAFKIPRYGGRLQTLLVNSEGSLNVLRLAAEQKAKFLFTSTSDVYGKNPDVPFSETSASVIGASTVPRWAYAVSKLFDEHLAFAFMEEYGIPVTALRIFGSYGPRHHLSWWGGPQSVFIDAILRNEVIPIHGDGLQTRSFTFVSDTVGGILAALESDAANNQIINIGSTHEITIVDLAKTIHRLADMPEPLRLEFIPYQQISSGREYEDVRRRVPNPAKAQQLLGFTAKVSLEEGLLRTIEWQKTVRGVSSRVVVGA
- the wecB gene encoding UDP-N-acetylglucosamine 2-epimerase (non-hydrolyzing), with protein sequence MRKFLSIIGVRPQFVKAAMVCAAVERFNQTAPPQDRIQHLLLNTGQHYDFEMAEVFFQQLPLPAPDFDLGVGSGSHGAQTAAMLQGIEEILVQEKPDFVIVYGDTNSTLAGALAAVKLHIPVAHVESGLRSFNRLMPEEINRLVADHVSDVLLCPTYAAVEQLAREGVVSNVHFCGDVMLDAVREFAPLAAQQSQALDTLGLTPRQFILVTIHRAENTDSLPRMEELADTLCRLDRPTVFAMHPRLRAKLDCEPEYRDLKKRLFSAQHLRILAPLPYLDMLQLEANAQLVMTDSGGVQKEAYFLGTPCLTLRDETEWTETLQSGWNRVVGTSPEKILPLVQSLWSNNGASPESRPALQAFGDGAASDRIIEILQETCSTRSNSLQHA